The Rhodothermus marinus DSM 4252 DNA segment TGGCGCTGGCGGGCATCGCGCTGTTCGTCATCGCACTGTTTGCGATTGCGAACCGCTCGTTTCTGCTGAGCGACACGTTTCTGCTGCGCGCCCGTTTCAACCGGGTGGCCGGGCTGGTACCCGGAGCGCCCGTACAGTTTCAGGGCGTGAACGTGGGGCGCGTCGAGTCGGTGCAACTGCCGCCGGAGCCGGGCGGACAGATCGAAGTGACGATGGCGATCAAGGAAGAAGCCCGGCGTGTGATCCACGTGCGCACGCAGGCGCAGATCAAAAGCGAGGGGCTGGTCGGTCAGCAGATCGTCGTGCTGGTCAATCCGCCGGGCGTGCAGGGCGAGCCGGTTTCGGAGGGCGACCTGATCGTGGGGGTCGATCCGTTCGACCTGTTCGAGATCACGGACCGGGCGCTGGCCTCGGTGCAGCGCTTCGAGGACGCGGCCAACGCCTTCCGTCAGATCATGCTCGACGTGCGGGCCGGCGAGGGCACGCTGGGCAAGCTGATCTACGATCCGACGCTCTACGACGAATTCGTGGCCACCACGAACGAGACGCGGCGCGTGCTGAACAACCTGGCGAACAACGCCGAGGCACTGGTGGCGCTGGCCGAAGAGGCCACCCAGGGCGTGCAGTCGATCCTGGACAAGATCGACCGGGGCGAGGGTACGATGGCCCGGATGCTGAACGACCCGGCGCTTTACGAGCGGCTGCTGGCTACGGCCGATACGCTCCGGCTGGTGGCTTCCGACCTGCGGGCCATCACAGGTGCCGCGGAAAACGCGGCCAACTGGGGGGCGCTGGGGGCTTATCGGTTCGCCGAGCTGATGGAAGCGGCCAAGCACAACTGGCTCTTCCGGCGCTACTTCGAGGAGCGCGGTTACATGGAGCGGGCACCTTTCGAGGTGCGGGAGCGGGCCATCGAACAGGCCTACCGGCAACTTCAGGCCCGCATGCGTGAACTGGACGCCTGGGAACGACAATTGCAGGAACGCGAAGCCCGGCTGAAGGCGCTGGAAACGCGCCTGTCGGCCCTGGCCGACTCGCTGGCCGGCACCGATGGACGTTGAGCACCGCAACATGACGCCACCGAAGTTCACGCCAAACGACCTGGAAGAACCGCGGCTGGGGCCGTTCGAGACGCTCCTGCTGGGCGGCGGGCTGGCGCTGTTTCTGGCGCTGCTCTACGAGATGCGGGAGTTTCTGAGCCCGCCGCTGATCGCGATCGCCGCTACGATCCTGCTCTGGCCGTTGCGCCGGTACCGCTCGGTGCGGGCGCTGCTGCTTTCCGGCGGCTTTCTGCTGCTGTTCTGGCTGTTGAGCCAGCTCCGGGTCGTGCTCATCCCGTTCGTGGTCGCCTACCTGCTGGCCTATCTCTCCAATCCGCTGGTCGATCTGCTGGAACGACGGCTGCACGTGCCGCGCTGGGTGTCGGCGCTGACCGTCACCGTGCTGGTGGTGGGGGCCCTGGCCGCCATCCTGCTGCTGCTGATTCCGACCATTGTCGGACAGCTCGTCGAACTCATCCGCCAGATGCTTAACAGCGTCGGCGAGCTGCGCCGCTGGCTCTATGAGAATCCCCTGCTGGACCGGCTCGAGGAGGTA contains these protein-coding regions:
- a CDS encoding MlaD family protein is translated as MSREARVGLLALAGIALFVIALFAIANRSFLLSDTFLLRARFNRVAGLVPGAPVQFQGVNVGRVESVQLPPEPGGQIEVTMAIKEEARRVIHVRTQAQIKSEGLVGQQIVVLVNPPGVQGEPVSEGDLIVGVDPFDLFEITDRALASVQRFEDAANAFRQIMLDVRAGEGTLGKLIYDPTLYDEFVATTNETRRVLNNLANNAEALVALAEEATQGVQSILDKIDRGEGTMARMLNDPALYERLLATADTLRLVASDLRAITGAAENAANWGALGAYRFAELMEAAKHNWLFRRYFEERGYMERAPFEVRERAIEQAYRQLQARMRELDAWERQLQEREARLKALETRLSALADSLAGTDGR